From Synoicihabitans lomoniglobus, the proteins below share one genomic window:
- a CDS encoding response regulator, which translates to MSNVPPFDHRRILVVDDNPAIHADIRKILCPEGKLDPSFTALAAEIFDEAVVGPARADFEIESAFQGQEGLQMVRAAISQDRPFSLAFVDVRMPPGWDGIETISHICKEQPDLQIIICTAYSDYSWEDMVRKIEHSSNLVVLKKPFDNIEVLQMAHALTEKWRLNQQVKQDISDLDRMVAQRTSELRDSNEKLQLESAERRKAEDDVRTLNADLEQRVQQRTAELSAANRQLDQASRLKDEFLANMSHELRTPLNAILGLSEALLEHTGGELSPRQARSIGTISTSGQHLLALINDILDLSKIEAGKLDLNSEPLDPTEFCESCLAFVRTQAMHKNIRITFESRDDGIKIAADPKRLKQILVNLLSNAVKFTPEGGEIGLVVSVPPEEDAVRFTVWDNGIGISPADQPKLFQAFTQIDSGLSRAQEGTGLGLAMVAKLVELHGGSVTLESEPNRGSRFMVTLPSPSAEGLPAPVGTVAPFAHAPAIPRAFRRALIIDDDPNASEIIERYLTEFSITTILHVRGEQSVEVALSERPDFILLDIMLPNENGWIVLTRLMEHPGTRNIPVIITSIIDEPRKSLALGAVAHFTKPVTREQLAKFLHRDPHRASPSESSPPSSAPSPGPVVLLAEDNEANIQTVGDYLDDKGYVMHYARNGLLAVQAARRFRPDIILMDIQMPVMDGLTAIKEIQSDPALRHIPIIALTALAMPEDRERCIAAGATDYLSKPVRLKKLVALIENLHPETPPTNP; encoded by the coding sequence ACCCTTCGTTCACCGCCCTGGCGGCGGAGATATTCGACGAAGCCGTCGTGGGGCCGGCCCGGGCGGATTTCGAAATTGAATCCGCCTTTCAAGGTCAGGAAGGTCTGCAGATGGTGCGCGCCGCCATCAGCCAAGATCGGCCCTTCTCCCTGGCTTTCGTCGATGTGCGCATGCCCCCTGGTTGGGACGGCATCGAAACCATCTCCCATATTTGCAAGGAGCAACCCGATCTCCAGATCATCATCTGCACGGCTTACTCCGACTACTCGTGGGAAGACATGGTGCGGAAGATCGAGCACTCCTCGAACCTGGTCGTGCTCAAGAAGCCCTTCGACAACATCGAGGTGCTGCAAATGGCGCACGCTCTGACCGAGAAATGGCGCCTCAACCAGCAAGTTAAGCAGGACATCTCGGACCTCGATCGCATGGTGGCCCAGCGCACGAGCGAACTGCGCGATTCCAATGAAAAACTGCAGTTGGAGAGTGCGGAACGTCGGAAGGCCGAGGATGACGTCCGCACCCTCAACGCCGACCTGGAGCAACGTGTGCAACAACGCACCGCGGAGCTCTCCGCCGCCAATCGGCAACTGGACCAGGCGTCACGACTCAAGGACGAGTTCCTCGCCAACATGTCCCATGAACTGCGCACCCCGCTGAATGCGATTCTCGGACTGAGCGAGGCCTTGCTCGAACACACCGGTGGCGAGCTCTCGCCCCGCCAGGCCCGATCCATCGGCACGATCTCGACCAGTGGGCAGCATCTTTTGGCGCTCATCAACGACATCCTGGATCTTTCCAAAATCGAAGCCGGCAAACTCGATTTGAACTCCGAGCCGCTCGACCCCACCGAATTCTGCGAGAGCTGCCTCGCGTTTGTGCGCACGCAGGCGATGCACAAAAACATCCGTATCACGTTTGAATCTCGCGACGACGGAATCAAAATCGCCGCCGACCCCAAGCGGCTGAAACAGATCCTGGTCAACCTGCTCAGCAACGCCGTGAAATTCACGCCCGAGGGCGGTGAGATCGGATTGGTCGTATCCGTGCCGCCCGAGGAAGATGCCGTGCGCTTTACGGTCTGGGACAACGGCATCGGGATTTCCCCCGCGGATCAGCCCAAACTGTTTCAAGCGTTCACCCAGATTGATTCCGGACTCTCGCGCGCTCAGGAAGGCACCGGTCTCGGTCTCGCCATGGTCGCAAAACTCGTGGAACTGCACGGCGGCAGCGTTACCCTGGAAAGTGAGCCGAATCGAGGTAGCCGGTTTATGGTTACACTGCCTTCGCCCTCGGCCGAAGGCCTTCCCGCCCCCGTCGGCACCGTGGCCCCTTTTGCCCACGCGCCGGCCATTCCGCGCGCCTTTCGCCGCGCCTTGATCATCGATGACGATCCCAACGCGAGTGAAATTATTGAGCGCTATCTCACCGAGTTTTCCATTACCACGATTCTACATGTGCGCGGTGAACAATCTGTCGAAGTCGCGCTCAGCGAGCGGCCTGATTTCATACTCTTGGATATCATGCTGCCCAATGAGAACGGATGGATCGTTCTCACCAGATTGATGGAACACCCCGGCACGCGGAACATCCCCGTCATCATCACGTCCATCATTGACGAACCGAGAAAGTCCCTCGCGCTCGGCGCCGTCGCGCATTTTACCAAACCCGTGACTCGCGAACAGCTCGCAAAATTTTTGCACCGCGATCCGCATCGTGCGTCCCCTTCGGAGTCTTCCCCTCCGTCGAGCGCCCCTTCGCCAGGTCCGGTCGTCCTCCTGGCGGAGGACAATGAGGCCAACATCCAGACCGTTGGTGACTACCTCGACGACAAGGGTTACGTGATGCACTACGCCCGCAATGGACTGCTGGCCGTCCAAGCTGCCCGCAGGTTCCGGCCCGACATCATCCTTATGGATATCCAAATGCCGGTCATGGACGGATTGACCGCCATCAAGGAAATTCAAAGTGACCCCGCGTTGCGCCACATACCCATTATCGCCCTCACCGCCCTGGCCATGCCGGAGGATCGGGAGCGCTGTATCGCGGCCGGGGCGACGGACTACCTCAGTAAGCCGGTGCGGTTAAAAAAACTCGTTGCCCTCATTGAAAACCTCCACCCGGAAACTCCTCCGACCAACCCATGA